One Sanguibacter keddieii DSM 10542 genomic window carries:
- a CDS encoding 1-phosphofructokinase family hexose kinase, with product MILTLTPNPAVDVTLVTEHVDRGASRSIETALRRAGGKGVNVSRVLAQQGVPTHAVLPVGRDDEAWFRADLATVPHTLVVCEAPTRHSYAIVETGEDTTSMLNESGSARGAREWDDLLTALHGPVRRADVLVASGSLPPGAPTGTLQALTVLGRAAGVPVVLDVAGAHLLAAADAGADVLKPNRDELVAALGEVDPLDGARALQRRGARLVVVSLGADGMLLVPVHGDPVHARLPAPLHGNPTGAGDAAVAAVASLVRGRDVASLDHEDLTAVARRAVAWSAAAVLSPWAGSLGGDPAALEHDVVLGARPATSGPPDARPVP from the coding sequence ATGATCCTCACCCTCACGCCGAACCCCGCGGTCGACGTCACGCTCGTCACCGAGCACGTCGACCGCGGGGCGAGCCGGTCCATTGAGACCGCGCTGCGCCGGGCCGGGGGCAAGGGCGTGAACGTCTCCCGGGTCCTGGCCCAGCAGGGCGTACCGACCCACGCGGTGCTGCCCGTCGGGCGCGACGACGAGGCCTGGTTCCGTGCCGACCTCGCCACCGTCCCGCACACGCTCGTCGTGTGCGAGGCCCCCACCCGGCACTCGTACGCGATCGTCGAGACCGGTGAGGACACCACCTCGATGCTCAACGAGTCCGGCTCCGCCCGCGGCGCCCGCGAGTGGGACGACCTGCTCACCGCGCTCCACGGTCCGGTGCGCCGGGCCGACGTCCTCGTCGCGTCCGGGTCGCTGCCGCCCGGGGCGCCGACCGGCACGCTCCAGGCGCTGACCGTCCTCGGCCGCGCCGCCGGGGTCCCGGTGGTGCTCGACGTCGCCGGCGCCCACCTGCTCGCAGCCGCCGACGCCGGAGCGGACGTCCTCAAGCCGAACCGGGACGAGCTCGTCGCCGCGCTCGGCGAGGTCGACCCGCTCGACGGCGCCCGCGCGCTGCAGCGTCGAGGGGCCCGGCTCGTCGTCGTCTCGCTCGGCGCAGACGGGATGCTGCTCGTCCCGGTGCACGGCGACCCCGTCCACGCGCGCCTCCCCGCCCCGCTGCACGGCAACCCGACGGGTGCTGGCGACGCAGCCGTGGCCGCCGTCGCGAGCCTGGTCCGAGGGAGGGACGTGGCCTCCCTCGACCACGAGGACCTCACCGCCGTCGCGCGACGCGCTGTCGCCTGGTCCGCCGCGGCGGTCCTCAGCCCGTGGGCCGGCTCGCTCGGCGGCGACCCTGCCGCGCTCGAGCACGACGTCGTGCTCGGCGCGCGACCGGCGACCAGCGGTCCGCCGGACGCACGCCCGGTCCCCTGA
- a CDS encoding ROK family protein, which produces MTQRDALPSLGDGLPVVAIDVGGTTMKVSGVGPTGAMTAPRRVPSPPPGPGSADEVVRIATDLVREESERLGVSPAGLGIALPGVVVEDQALGVYSENLEWHDVDFRAAFAQTLDIPVAVAHDVRAAGAAETRLGAAQGASTALVLAIGTGIATSVQVDGRLHVGRGYAGEIGHAVVEPGGEPCVCGNRGCLEATASAGAIRRRYERDAGTQVDGAKEVLALAAAGDPVAVAVRDSAFDALALGLSHAVTLLVPDVVVIAGGLSEAGDALLVPLAERLERLVRYGPVPPLVRAHLGEDAGLVGAALAARDALAPTGAAQTSR; this is translated from the coding sequence ATGACCCAGCGAGACGCTCTCCCCAGCCTCGGCGACGGCCTCCCCGTCGTCGCCATCGACGTCGGCGGCACGACCATGAAGGTCTCCGGCGTCGGCCCGACGGGCGCCATGACCGCCCCGCGCCGTGTCCCCAGCCCGCCGCCGGGCCCCGGCAGCGCCGACGAGGTCGTGCGCATCGCCACCGACCTCGTCCGCGAGGAGTCGGAGCGGCTCGGCGTCAGCCCGGCCGGTCTCGGCATCGCGCTGCCCGGTGTCGTCGTCGAGGACCAGGCGCTCGGGGTGTACTCCGAGAACCTCGAGTGGCACGACGTCGACTTCCGGGCGGCCTTCGCCCAGACTCTCGACATCCCGGTCGCCGTCGCCCACGACGTCCGGGCTGCCGGCGCCGCAGAGACGCGCCTCGGTGCGGCTCAGGGTGCCTCGACGGCCCTGGTGCTCGCGATCGGCACCGGCATCGCCACCTCGGTCCAGGTCGACGGCCGGCTGCACGTCGGCCGCGGCTACGCCGGCGAGATCGGTCACGCCGTCGTCGAGCCCGGCGGCGAGCCCTGCGTCTGCGGGAACCGGGGGTGCCTGGAGGCGACGGCCTCGGCCGGTGCCATCCGCCGCCGCTACGAGCGTGACGCCGGGACGCAGGTCGACGGCGCGAAGGAGGTCCTCGCGCTCGCCGCAGCCGGCGACCCCGTCGCGGTCGCCGTGCGCGACTCGGCCTTCGACGCGCTCGCCCTCGGGCTCTCGCACGCGGTCACCCTGCTCGTCCCGGACGTGGTGGTCATCGCCGGCGGTCTCTCGGAGGCCGGCGACGCGCTGCTCGTCCCGCTCGCCGAGCGGCTCGAGCGCCTGGTGCGGTACGGACCCGTCCCGCCGCTCGTGCGGGCCCACCTCGGCGAGGACGCCGGGCTGGTCGGCGCGGCCCTCGCGGCCCGCGACGCCCTCGCCCCGACGGGCGCTGCGCAGACCTCGCGATGA
- a CDS encoding SIS domain-containing protein, whose protein sequence is MTATYVHDEIASQPENWRRAAGLLPEVADRLPQRGERIAVVGCGTSWFVAQAYAVLREEAGHGTTDAFAGSEYPVLRTYDRVLAISRSGTTTEIRELLGQVTHVPTVLVTAVEDSPCAEAADVTVGLAFADEQSVVQTRFATTALALLRAHLGQDVEAAAVDAEKALEVDVEQLVDLEQVTFLGRGWTVGLANEAALKTREAGQFWAESYPAMDYRHGPIAIAEPGRAVWTFGEVPEGLPDDIAATGALHVHHDLDPLAALVVAQRFAVAVAEHRGLDPDRPRSLTRAVIL, encoded by the coding sequence ATGACGGCGACGTACGTGCACGACGAGATCGCTTCGCAGCCAGAGAACTGGCGACGGGCCGCCGGGCTGCTGCCCGAGGTCGCCGACCGCCTCCCGCAGCGCGGTGAGCGCATCGCCGTCGTCGGCTGCGGCACCAGCTGGTTCGTCGCCCAGGCCTACGCGGTCCTGCGCGAAGAGGCCGGGCACGGCACCACCGACGCCTTCGCCGGGTCGGAGTACCCGGTGCTGCGGACCTACGACCGCGTGCTCGCGATCTCCCGCTCCGGCACCACGACCGAGATCCGTGAGCTCCTCGGACAGGTCACGCACGTCCCGACCGTGCTCGTGACAGCCGTCGAGGACTCGCCCTGCGCCGAGGCCGCCGACGTGACCGTCGGCCTGGCCTTCGCCGACGAGCAGTCCGTCGTGCAGACCCGCTTCGCCACGACCGCGCTCGCCCTCCTGCGAGCGCACCTCGGCCAGGACGTCGAGGCCGCAGCGGTCGACGCCGAGAAGGCCCTCGAGGTCGACGTCGAGCAGCTCGTCGACCTCGAGCAGGTCACCTTCCTCGGGCGCGGCTGGACCGTCGGCCTGGCCAACGAGGCCGCCCTCAAGACGCGCGAGGCCGGCCAGTTCTGGGCCGAGAGCTACCCCGCCATGGACTACCGGCACGGCCCCATCGCGATCGCCGAGCCCGGACGCGCCGTCTGGACCTTCGGCGAGGTGCCGGAGGGGCTGCCCGACGACATCGCCGCCACCGGCGCGCTCCACGTGCACCACGACCTCGACCCGCTGGCCGCGCTCGTCGTCGCCCAGCGCTTCGCGGTCGCCGTGGCCGAGCACCGTGGCCTCGACCCCGACCGGCCGCGCTCCCTCACGCGCGCCGTGATCCTGTAA
- a CDS encoding DUF4832 domain-containing protein, which translates to MTIDRPATRHRARGAAAAALTVALGLLGTSAVAATGPAPAPGTAGATGTATATYELAATPALATNPLKGFLPFAPEPGQSSGFADPDFPHSMEWFYLPVDSVVTGDGTYDWTAVESRLDAIAERGHQSVFRFYLDYPGQDSGVPDYLLGPDGISQDRAYDFFDNDGRSFSPDYDDPRVVDMIVDFVTAFGQEYDGDPRVGYVTAGLIGFWGEDHTYPVDGVVSDENPTGEDWMPSQATRETIWEAWDAALDDTWLLARYPSQAVKGHGFGLHDDSFAYATLPTTDWHFLTKVIEEGMQDAWQQAPIGGELYPPLQNCLFDDPLSCPDAAAEIPQGRDYNFADSVTQTHISWMMNHQAWSTGYTGATRESAVAAAASLGYDLTATQATVTSDGTTVDVALDLTNRGVAPFYYDWPASMVVLDAQGAVLAEAPVAANLPGLQPGQTSTVSATLTAGDVDLTGATVAFAVPNVMDGGLPLRFANETQDADAEGYLSLGAVPAVAAPVAPEPVVPADPAPQAQVPVVSGAAVVPAAAGPRASQSGDLAATGASSTSLGLAAAGAVALGGAVLVLRRRTLSGR; encoded by the coding sequence ATGACCATCGACAGACCAGCGACACGACACCGGGCACGAGGCGCGGCAGCAGCCGCTCTGACCGTCGCCCTCGGCCTGCTCGGCACCTCGGCCGTCGCCGCCACGGGCCCGGCGCCCGCGCCCGGCACAGCGGGTGCGACGGGCACGGCGACGGCGACCTACGAGCTCGCGGCGACCCCCGCCCTCGCCACCAACCCGCTCAAGGGGTTCCTGCCCTTCGCGCCCGAGCCGGGGCAGTCCTCCGGGTTCGCGGACCCTGACTTCCCGCACTCGATGGAGTGGTTCTACCTGCCCGTCGACTCCGTCGTGACCGGGGACGGCACCTACGACTGGACCGCCGTCGAGTCACGACTCGACGCGATCGCCGAGCGTGGTCACCAGTCGGTCTTCCGGTTCTACCTCGACTACCCCGGCCAGGACTCCGGTGTCCCGGACTACCTGCTCGGCCCCGACGGCATCAGCCAGGACCGCGCGTACGACTTCTTCGACAACGACGGCCGCAGCTTCTCGCCCGACTACGACGACCCGCGCGTCGTCGACATGATCGTCGACTTCGTCACCGCCTTCGGTCAGGAGTACGACGGCGACCCGCGCGTCGGCTACGTCACCGCCGGGCTCATCGGGTTCTGGGGCGAGGACCACACCTACCCGGTCGACGGCGTCGTCTCCGACGAGAACCCCACCGGCGAGGACTGGATGCCGAGCCAGGCGACCCGCGAGACGATCTGGGAGGCCTGGGACGCCGCGCTCGACGACACCTGGCTGCTGGCCCGCTACCCGTCGCAGGCGGTCAAGGGCCACGGCTTCGGGCTGCACGACGACTCCTTCGCCTACGCCACCCTCCCCACGACCGACTGGCACTTCCTCACCAAGGTGATCGAGGAGGGTATGCAGGACGCCTGGCAGCAGGCGCCGATCGGCGGCGAGCTCTACCCGCCGCTGCAGAACTGCCTCTTCGACGACCCGCTCTCCTGCCCGGACGCAGCCGCCGAGATCCCCCAGGGCCGCGACTACAACTTCGCCGACTCGGTCACCCAGACGCACATCAGCTGGATGATGAACCACCAGGCCTGGTCGACCGGGTACACCGGGGCGACCCGCGAGAGTGCGGTCGCAGCGGCCGCCTCGCTCGGGTACGACCTGACGGCGACGCAGGCCACGGTGACGAGCGACGGGACCACCGTCGACGTGGCGCTCGACCTCACGAACCGCGGTGTCGCACCGTTCTACTACGACTGGCCCGCCTCCATGGTCGTCCTCGACGCCCAGGGGGCCGTGCTCGCCGAGGCGCCCGTCGCGGCGAACCTGCCGGGCCTCCAGCCGGGGCAGACCTCGACCGTCTCCGCGACGCTCACCGCCGGTGACGTCGACCTCACCGGGGCGACGGTCGCCTTCGCCGTCCCGAACGTCATGGACGGCGGCCTGCCGCTGCGCTTCGCGAACGAGACCCAGGACGCGGACGCCGAGGGCTACCTCTCGCTCGGCGCCGTGCCCGCGGTCGCGGCGCCCGTCGCGCCGGAGCCTGTCGTGCCGGCCGACCCCGCACCGCAGGCCCAGGTCCCGGTGGTGTCGGGTGCTGCGGTCGTCCCGGCGGCTGCCGGACCGCGCGCGTCGCAGAGCGGTGACCTCGCCGCCACCGGGGCGTCCTCGACGAGCCTCGGTCTGGCCGCGGCAGGTGCTGTCGCGCTCGGCGGCGCTGTGCTCGTGCTGCGACGCCGGACGCTGTCCGGCCGATGA
- a CDS encoding threonine/serine ThrE exporter family protein: MPLEDELEPVGLIRQSGVVLRVGRMLLASGGGSYRVRIAMAQVGRALGLDGVEAQVTVNEIVATSRRGPIFRTEVTRSPTIGVNANRMVQLERLCSSLEPGVSAEDVDARLDEIEQTPLRYGAAANAFFTGVACAAFAFLNNGGLVEVLVVLVGAALGQLTRRLMIHRGFNQLGVTMVAAAVASVVYLGIVNLLFVAGAVDSIHESGYVSAVLFLVPGFPLITAALDLSRLDFTAGVSRLTYALTIMMSAALSVWGVSAVMGLTPNPTGPLDLGDGQMLALRLVASALGVLGFAVLFNSPWRVVLAAAGIGMVANVIRLELLDAGVIAQGAAAAAGLVVGVAANVVAPRMRVPRLTLCVPAVVIMVPGASAYRAVYFLNAGQTVDALAFGVQASFVVIALAIGLTVARTVTDTSWGRAPR; encoded by the coding sequence GTGCCCCTAGAAGACGAGCTCGAACCTGTCGGACTCATCCGGCAGTCCGGTGTCGTGCTGCGTGTCGGCCGGATGCTGCTCGCGTCGGGCGGGGGCAGCTACCGGGTGCGCATCGCGATGGCTCAGGTGGGCCGGGCGCTCGGGCTCGACGGCGTCGAGGCGCAGGTGACGGTCAACGAGATCGTCGCGACGTCGCGGCGTGGTCCGATCTTCCGGACCGAGGTGACGCGCAGCCCGACCATCGGGGTGAACGCGAACCGCATGGTCCAGCTCGAGCGGCTGTGCTCCTCCCTCGAGCCGGGGGTGAGCGCGGAGGACGTCGACGCACGGCTCGACGAGATCGAGCAGACCCCCCTGCGCTACGGGGCGGCCGCGAACGCCTTCTTCACCGGCGTCGCCTGCGCAGCCTTCGCGTTCCTCAACAACGGCGGTCTGGTCGAGGTCCTCGTGGTCCTGGTCGGGGCGGCGCTCGGGCAGCTCACGCGGCGTCTCATGATCCACCGCGGCTTCAACCAGCTGGGCGTGACGATGGTCGCCGCGGCCGTGGCGAGCGTCGTGTACCTGGGGATCGTCAACCTGCTGTTCGTCGCGGGAGCCGTCGACTCGATCCACGAGAGCGGGTACGTCTCGGCGGTGCTGTTCCTCGTGCCGGGCTTCCCGCTCATCACGGCGGCGCTCGACCTCTCGCGCCTGGACTTCACGGCGGGCGTCTCGCGGCTCACCTACGCGCTGACCATCATGATGTCGGCCGCCCTGAGCGTGTGGGGTGTCTCGGCGGTCATGGGTCTCACGCCGAACCCCACCGGCCCGCTCGACCTCGGCGACGGCCAGATGCTCGCGCTGCGCCTGGTCGCGAGCGCCCTCGGGGTGCTCGGCTTCGCCGTCCTGTTCAACAGTCCGTGGCGGGTGGTCCTCGCGGCCGCCGGCATCGGGATGGTCGCGAACGTCATCCGGCTCGAGCTCCTCGACGCCGGCGTCATCGCCCAGGGAGCAGCCGCGGCCGCAGGACTGGTGGTCGGCGTCGCCGCGAACGTCGTGGCCCCGCGGATGCGCGTCCCGCGGCTCACGCTCTGCGTGCCGGCGGTCGTCATCATGGTGCCGGGGGCGTCGGCCTACCGGGCCGTGTACTTCCTCAACGCCGGGCAGACGGTCGACGCGCTGGCCTTCGGGGTCCAGGCGTCCTTCGTGGTGATCGCCCTCGCGATCGGGCTGACCGTGGCACGGACGGTCACGGACACGAGCTGGGGGAGGGCACCACGGTGA
- a CDS encoding MFS transporter: MSGRGAAAVAEEARPARPARKPLPARLRRQIVIACCLVASAQITWGAIVPALPRYGDMFSVSSFLLGAIVAAFGVGRLLVNIPAGLLADRFGPRRLLLGALVGLVVVTVLTAFAPTLPVLLVARFFAGVLGGSVVTIGLAVVTARAPADARGTVLATAQAVQLAGGAMGPVVGGLVLDRWGLHAVFFAAAVPAVACLVWTLLQPDQEFWGKAAPAPGLAPVEADAEFVTSERVRASHVPNSLETHELDGSAAGAGARRRVATDLAAFVGLNVVGFAVFVIRFGGEQSLVPILGDRVGMSSTQLGLSIGVITLVSLGLLPLLARLLDAGWRRRLLVPGMLVAAVAIALYPVADTPLLFGAVVVTAGVGAAVGGIVPGVVLADVAAPGRQGAAMGIFRSTGDLGAVVGPLALGLALDHWGAGAASLTLAAVAAVSAVAYLVLVRRTRP; this comes from the coding sequence GTGAGCGGCCGGGGTGCGGCAGCGGTCGCCGAGGAGGCGCGACCCGCGCGGCCTGCGCGGAAGCCGCTGCCGGCCCGGCTGCGGCGGCAGATCGTCATCGCGTGCTGCCTCGTGGCCAGCGCGCAGATCACCTGGGGTGCGATCGTCCCCGCCCTCCCCCGCTACGGCGACATGTTCTCGGTGTCGTCGTTCCTGCTCGGCGCGATCGTCGCGGCCTTCGGCGTCGGGCGGCTGCTCGTCAACATCCCCGCCGGGCTGCTGGCCGACAGGTTCGGGCCGCGGCGCCTGCTGCTGGGAGCGCTCGTCGGCCTGGTGGTCGTGACCGTGCTGACGGCCTTCGCACCGACGCTGCCCGTGCTGCTCGTGGCGCGGTTCTTCGCGGGGGTGCTCGGCGGGTCGGTGGTCACCATCGGTCTGGCCGTCGTGACCGCGCGGGCTCCCGCCGACGCCCGCGGGACGGTGCTCGCCACGGCGCAGGCCGTGCAGCTGGCGGGCGGGGCCATGGGGCCGGTGGTCGGCGGGCTGGTGCTGGACAGGTGGGGGCTGCACGCCGTGTTCTTCGCGGCGGCGGTGCCGGCGGTGGCCTGCCTCGTGTGGACGCTGCTGCAGCCCGACCAGGAGTTCTGGGGGAAGGCGGCGCCGGCTCCGGGTCTGGCTCCGGTGGAGGCCGACGCCGAGTTCGTGACTTCAGAGCGAGTTCGTGCCTCCCACGTACCGAACTCGCTCGAAACTCACGAACTCGACGGCTCGGCTGCCGGAGCAGGTGCGCGGCGGCGGGTCGCGACGGACCTGGCGGCGTTCGTGGGGCTCAACGTCGTCGGCTTCGCGGTGTTCGTCATCCGGTTCGGGGGCGAGCAGTCCCTCGTGCCGATCCTCGGCGACCGCGTCGGCATGAGCTCGACCCAGCTGGGCCTGTCGATCGGCGTCATCACCCTCGTCTCGCTCGGGCTGCTGCCCCTGCTCGCGCGTCTGCTCGACGCGGGCTGGCGACGACGGCTCCTCGTCCCCGGCATGCTCGTCGCCGCGGTGGCGATCGCCCTGTACCCCGTGGCCGACACCCCGCTGCTCTTCGGCGCGGTCGTCGTGACCGCCGGCGTCGGGGCAGCGGTCGGCGGCATCGTCCCCGGCGTCGTCCTCGCCGACGTCGCCGCACCGGGCCGCCAGGGCGCCGCGATGGGCATCTTCCGCTCGACCGGCGACCTCGGTGCCGTCGTCGGCCCGCTCGCCCTCGGCCTGGCCCTGGACCACTGGGGGGCGGGAGCCGCGAGCCTCACGCTGGCCGCGGTCGCCGCGGTGTCGGCGGTCGCCTACCTGGTGCTGGTGCGAAGGACGAGGCCGTAG
- a CDS encoding NtaA/DmoA family FMN-dependent monooxygenase (This protein belongs to a clade of FMN-dependent monooxygenases, within a broader family of flavin-dependent oxidoreductases, the luciferase-like monooxygenase (LMM) family, some of whose members use coenzyme F420 rather than FMN.) → MTTMKLAFDISFTHTEGKWAAPGSWVGADYPDVGLFTELAVAAERGGIDMLFFGDGTGIPDTWEQSMDAAIRYGIQWPRQDMSPFIAAMAQATQHIGFGLTYSSTYMHPFYTARLLNSLDHVTKGRLAFNVVASGRVADAANYGFDGLMDHDQRYERMEEFVSVCKALWDSVEPDAILRDRSTGQFADPSKVHRVDHHGEFFDVAGPLPSVPSPQGHPVLVQAGASPRGIAASASFADVVFGLGGHLPSQVKHRAALDDALTAAGRRPEDVGILWATQVVLGRTAAEAAARKEEMASMLMDDDAVGAYLSYNSGFDFSVLPEKFTLAEVAEQIAAAQATQSGFVQRLIARRGDDGVLTRTEFFEEGWKYATGYEQTIAGTAEQVADELEEQFLATGSNGGFMICNPQSMPSSLYEVTDLLVPELRRRGLVSERYAGTTLRENLL, encoded by the coding sequence ATGACCACCATGAAGCTCGCCTTCGACATCTCGTTCACGCACACCGAGGGCAAGTGGGCCGCGCCCGGCTCCTGGGTCGGCGCCGACTACCCGGACGTCGGCCTGTTCACCGAGCTGGCCGTCGCGGCTGAGCGCGGCGGCATCGACATGCTGTTCTTCGGCGACGGCACCGGGATCCCGGACACCTGGGAACAGTCGATGGACGCCGCGATCCGCTACGGCATCCAGTGGCCCCGCCAGGACATGAGCCCCTTCATCGCGGCGATGGCCCAGGCCACGCAGCACATCGGCTTCGGCCTGACCTACTCCTCGACGTACATGCACCCCTTCTACACGGCCCGGCTGCTCAACTCCCTGGACCACGTGACGAAGGGCCGGCTGGCCTTCAACGTCGTCGCCTCGGGGCGTGTGGCCGACGCCGCGAACTACGGCTTCGACGGGCTCATGGACCACGACCAGCGCTACGAGCGCATGGAGGAGTTCGTGTCCGTCTGCAAGGCGCTGTGGGACTCCGTCGAGCCCGACGCGATCCTCCGCGACCGCAGCACCGGGCAGTTCGCCGACCCGTCCAAGGTGCACCGCGTGGACCACCACGGCGAGTTCTTCGACGTCGCCGGCCCGCTGCCCTCCGTGCCGAGCCCGCAGGGCCACCCCGTGCTCGTGCAGGCCGGCGCGTCCCCGCGCGGCATCGCCGCGAGCGCATCCTTCGCCGACGTCGTCTTCGGCCTCGGCGGGCACCTGCCCTCGCAGGTGAAGCACAGGGCCGCTCTCGACGACGCCCTGACGGCTGCCGGGCGCCGGCCCGAGGACGTCGGCATCCTCTGGGCCACGCAGGTGGTGCTCGGGCGGACGGCCGCCGAGGCTGCCGCCCGCAAGGAGGAGATGGCGTCGATGCTCATGGACGACGACGCCGTCGGGGCATACCTGTCGTACAACTCGGGCTTCGACTTCTCCGTGCTGCCCGAGAAGTTCACGCTCGCGGAGGTCGCCGAGCAGATCGCGGCCGCGCAGGCCACCCAGTCCGGGTTCGTGCAGCGGCTCATCGCGCGCCGCGGCGACGACGGCGTGCTCACGCGGACCGAGTTCTTCGAGGAGGGCTGGAAGTACGCGACCGGCTACGAGCAGACCATCGCCGGGACCGCCGAGCAGGTGGCCGACGAGCTCGAGGAGCAGTTCCTCGCGACCGGCTCCAACGGCGGGTTCATGATCTGCAACCCGCAGTCCATGCCGTCGTCGCTCTACGAGGTCACCGACCTGCTCGTCCCGGAGCTGCGCCGCCGCGGGCTCGTCAGCGAAAGGTACGCGGGCACGACGCTGCGCGAGAACCTGCTGTGA
- a CDS encoding cysteine hydrolase family protein, producing MTTLTGVDGTVRPLPGPLAEAALVVVDVQRSFADPAYLPWLDEAGLAAVDAAVTRTAWLVDQARATGVPVVWVALEQLPDEPWGTSLWLRGLDAAAWPEAEEPCVVGTPGAEWFGVAPLPGETVVPKRRYSGFLGTGLEAHLRGSGVTWVVAAGLTSECCVDGTVRDAFQLGFRAVMTSDATAAYDAQTHAHALTVLAENAAVVATSAAVAAAWAHAAAAPAPQPVAPSTAQPTAPPSATAPSPSTVAVAEPIPAGRP from the coding sequence GTGACGACCCTGACGGGCGTCGACGGCACCGTCCGCCCGCTGCCCGGTCCGCTCGCCGAGGCCGCGCTGGTCGTCGTCGACGTCCAGCGGTCCTTCGCCGACCCCGCCTACCTTCCGTGGCTCGACGAGGCCGGTCTCGCCGCGGTCGACGCCGCGGTGACCCGCACCGCGTGGCTCGTGGACCAGGCCCGCGCGACCGGGGTGCCGGTCGTGTGGGTCGCTCTCGAGCAGCTCCCCGACGAGCCGTGGGGTACCTCGCTGTGGCTGCGCGGGCTCGACGCGGCGGCCTGGCCCGAGGCCGAGGAACCCTGCGTCGTCGGCACGCCGGGCGCCGAGTGGTTCGGGGTCGCCCCGCTCCCCGGCGAGACGGTCGTGCCCAAGCGCCGCTACTCCGGGTTCCTCGGGACAGGCCTCGAGGCCCACCTCCGCGGGTCCGGAGTGACCTGGGTGGTCGCCGCCGGCCTCACCAGCGAGTGCTGCGTCGACGGGACCGTCCGCGACGCATTCCAGCTGGGCTTCCGCGCCGTCATGACCTCCGACGCGACCGCCGCCTACGACGCCCAGACCCACGCCCACGCGCTCACCGTCCTCGCCGAGAACGCCGCGGTCGTCGCGACGTCCGCAGCCGTCGCGGCCGCCTGGGCCCACGCCGCAGCAGCCCCCGCACCACAGCCCGTCGCACCGTCCACCGCTCAGCCCACCGCACCGCCGTCCGCCACAGCACCGTCGCCCTCGACAGTGGCCGTCGCCGAGCCGATCCCCGCCGGGAGGCCCTGA
- a CDS encoding LLM class flavin-dependent oxidoreductase, translated as MTTTDATTSTSGPELGIFLPIGNGGWIMSETAPHPQATYEYNRKAAILAEEAGLDFIMSMGKWRGYGGTTDHWGRTLESVSMMSGLAEATSRVKIWATIHTNLFNPAIAAKMYTTMQQISGGRAGMNIVVGAYAQEFSQMGLWDESLDHAARYRYTEEWTSVLERLWSEDSVTHHGEFFDLEDCQSRPHPVVRPTLISAGRSPAGVDFQARHCDGSFLTADDLPGLRKVSDQVKEAAAANGRSIKTYSMCTVVLGETDAEAEAKRREYGRGADIDAIVNMKTSWGLPLDKAMSMTAAAPEDEAFQTAVVHGSPETVSERISELVEETGIDGLMMIFPDYHADLPVFGETVLPLLRPAAVLEGVA; from the coding sequence ATGACGACGACCGACGCCACCACCAGCACCTCGGGCCCCGAGCTCGGCATCTTCCTGCCGATCGGCAACGGCGGCTGGATCATGTCCGAGACCGCACCCCACCCGCAGGCCACCTACGAGTACAACCGGAAGGCCGCGATCCTCGCGGAGGAGGCCGGCCTCGACTTCATCATGTCGATGGGCAAGTGGCGCGGCTACGGCGGCACCACAGACCACTGGGGCCGCACCCTCGAGTCCGTGTCGATGATGTCGGGCCTCGCGGAGGCCACGAGCCGCGTGAAGATCTGGGCGACCATCCACACCAACCTGTTCAACCCCGCGATCGCCGCGAAGATGTACACGACCATGCAGCAGATCAGCGGCGGTCGCGCCGGCATGAACATCGTGGTCGGTGCGTACGCGCAGGAGTTCTCGCAGATGGGCCTGTGGGACGAGTCCCTCGACCACGCCGCCCGCTACCGGTACACCGAGGAGTGGACGAGCGTCCTCGAGCGTCTGTGGTCCGAGGACTCCGTGACCCACCACGGGGAGTTCTTCGACCTCGAGGACTGCCAGTCCCGCCCGCACCCCGTGGTGCGCCCGACGCTCATCAGCGCGGGCCGCTCCCCGGCCGGCGTCGACTTCCAGGCCCGGCACTGCGACGGGTCCTTCCTCACCGCCGACGACCTGCCCGGCCTGCGCAAGGTCTCCGACCAGGTCAAGGAGGCGGCTGCCGCGAACGGCCGCTCGATCAAGACGTACTCGATGTGCACGGTGGTGCTCGGCGAGACGGACGCCGAGGCGGAGGCGAAGCGCCGCGAGTACGGGCGCGGCGCCGACATCGACGCCATCGTCAACATGAAGACGTCGTGGGGCCTGCCGCTCGACAAGGCGATGTCCATGACGGCCGCAGCCCCCGAGGACGAGGCCTTCCAGACCGCCGTGGTGCACGGCTCCCCCGAGACCGTGTCCGAGCGCATCTCCGAGCTCGTCGAGGAGACCGGCATCGACGGGCTCATGATGATCTTCCCCGACTACCACGCCGACCTCCCCGTCTTCGGCGAGACCGTCCTGCCCCTGCTGCGCCCGGCAGCCGTGCTCGAGGGCGTCGCGTGA